ACTCTACAATGGTGCAAACCTCGTACATTAAGTACACCCTCTTTTAATCTGTTCTTGGGTTCCTCTTGATTACCTAAGGAGTCATATTTCCCATCTTTTTGAGAGTTTGAAGGCAGAGACTtccattttttacttttattttttgctgggcaaaaatttattaaaaaactaAGAAAGGTAAAGGTTAACAACAATATCCGTCACATCCCATGCATTTGATTAGGCCTAGCTATTAGTGCAAGTTTATGGACAATGTAAATACAGTTCCGATCCATCATTTTAATAAAAACCGAAAGAAATTTGATTAGGTCAGTTTGAATGTAAAAAAGTATTAGAGTAGAGATTCCCTGGCCATGGATGTAATTCCAACTGAAGCAACCAATTGACCATCTGCCTCGAATCCATCCAAATTTCTACTGTCTTCCCATTGGTAATGCACCAACTGTTCCTTGCTTGATCCCTTCCTTGAGCCGGGGTGATCTTGTATGAGGAAAATTTATATGGGCAGAAACAATTTGTTTGTTAAGAGATACTAATAGCTGCCCAAACCACTTTTATGTGTGGATGTGAAAGGTCCCGGCTGAGATTATAGTGCAAGTAACCTCGGGTTGTGAGAAAGGGTAGAATTCCATTGGTGGAGGTGACAGGGGTTTGGAGAAGGTCATAGGCTCAGATTGGATGGGTAGAGAGATCGGTCATTGACCCAACAATTGATGACTTTGGATGTGTGAAACTATAACACTCAATTTGtccaaaaaaaacaactatGGAAAAAGTGGTGTGTTGGGTTTTTAGGTTACATTAAGACACATTGATTATTGGGCTCATAAATAGGTTAATCATTCCATGTGTTATAAATCTGatacaaaaaggagaggacagaaagatggCCTGAGCCGAATGAGATCGTTCTGTCCTTAAAACAGTATTTGCACCATCTTATTCTTGCAAAGGATTacagcaaacctgcctcccaagataaatcaggctaGCCGATTACTGGTTGCAGTGATAATAATCACTTGAAGCTATCCAGAgagcttttgttttttgttgtatATAACTGAGAGATTTGTGGCCCACTTATAGGCCCACAgggcctgttcggatgggtcacacccatagGTTCATATGGCTGTTATGATGGATCATGACCATTGAGCTTTCATGGCTGTACGGATGGGCTACAACCAGTGGGCTCAATGATTGCGCCAAGGGTTGCACCTCCATTTTGACCAGCATCCTATCCAACGGTTAGATCCTAAGCacccctttgatcagacacgatccaatggttgaaacctaacaaTCGTACTGGATCATAGACCGTTGATCTCAAAAAGATTTAGGCGCATAATGCGCAcgtgcgaagtgcaaagtgcgccatcaagGCGCCACATTGTGCCCCACGTACGCATACGCGCTCAGACGATCACCGTCCTCGTTCGCAAGCGTATCGTACAATCCTTTCCAAACATAACATGCAATAATAGCTCACAAACACATATAAaccaaaggaaaaggaaacactTCTCCCACATCTattatttgaaaaattccaacactaTGTTTTAAGTCAAGGGTATTTCATACCTAACACATTATGAAAATGTGTTAGGATCAGGTAAATATTATCTATTCAATCCAAGATCTCCACAGCCATCACTTGTCATTATTATCTATTTCTATTCACGGGAGATTCAAAAGAAAGACCGTGGAAAGCTATTAGGAAGCTTTAAAAACTTTGGAATCGACTTCATTTATCAGCCAAAAAGATATGGATCTTATTTACTATTTATTCATTGTCTTCCAAATCTGTATGGGATATTATATGAATGAAGTGTGATAGTAATCACAACATTCTGAGCTGCCGAGTAGGGTATGCTAGGACCTCCCTCATCTCTctcatgaaatgacctcactACCCTTTTTTCTATGATACCATTATATTGCACCTCATTGGTGTCTCCCTATGTCACTTGCTCAGAGATCTCTTCCAAGAAAATATGACACTAAATTACTTTGGTGgtataattttcttctttcgtACCATTTAAGTATAATCACTATCAATGACCCGGAGAAGATGATGTGCATAGTTAAAAAGTCTCGGTTGTGTAAATAAGGTGAGTCACTTGTACGGAAAGAGACCCCTTTTTAGCTAGACCCAATCGCCTCCATTGACAAGCAGAATTTAGGTGTCATTGGCCAATGCAGCATGCATCACCCATGACGAAGCCTCCATTCCTGCATTAGAAACAAACCATAACCAGTTTATGGAATCCGGCAATGGCTGGATGGATCTCTTGAGGGCCGAGTCAAAGACTGTACATGGTTGTATAAGAGGATTCTATTcaataagaaagagagataagagaagagatAGCACACCACAATTTAACCTGATTCATTTCAGTTTGAACCTACGTCCACAAGAATAATTTTCACTTCTGTAGTTACAAGGACAAGATTCTCCCTTCTTATAGAGAAGGCGAGAATCAATGGATTAGGATATGATTGATTAATACAAGGAACAAGAGTGAATAGGAAACAATTAAGTAAGCTtggaatgaagaaaaagaaagaaagaaagaaagaaagaaagaaagaaagaaagccatttgagagagggagaagatttTGATTTACGACACTTTATCCTCTCCCATAGTTATCTCTTCTTATCTTTAAATGTATTTCCTTCTTTATTGGATTTGAAATTCTccaaaattgattcttttgaaTCATATCCTCTTATAGATTGGAACTTGGAAGCAACTAACTCAATAAAGAGTGCTTGTTCAGGGCGCTCAAGTCTCAAGAATTTCTAATATTTTAATTGAGAAGAATACATTAAGAGTCTAGTAAGGATCAAAGGGTATTCTGAGTTCTGATTCGTATCTAGCAAATAGTTATTGGCCGGACTGCGTGAAAGGGTCATCGCATATCAAATTCACACTATCCAGTAAATACATGAAGGGAAGTGATTTACTATGAAAATTGGCAGATGCCATTCACCATTAGGATTGCAACTTGGGGACGCTGGGCTAGGTGTTTGAAAACCTAGGCCTAGCCCAAGGTTACTAACCAGCACTAATCCCGAAATAGCACTTCTTGGGGCAAGGTCGTAATCCTGCCAAGCTGGTCTCGGATCAACTCAACCCTGCCAGGTAGAAAATGTTTACAATGATTATTATCTGGGTTTGAAGTGTAGAAGGAAAACACAGGCCTCACCGTCACAAATTGAGATCAAGTATCTTGAAAATCTAGTTATCAGAACAATTAATGAGACAAATATAAGCGGTCACAAATCACAATCATTAACAAGCAAATATTGTCCCATAACAATTTGAAACTAGAGAAGCTGTTCAGCACAAGGTTAAATCAAGGTATCTGTATCTGCAGTATCGGGCCACATCGTATTGCTTTGTCAATAATTtcatataatattattttttagaaccTTTTACCCTAGATACATACCGTTTCACCAATCCGGTCAAAACACAGTATCGGCTGATCTAATACCGAACTTAGCACCATGGTTCAGCATGCTGGACAACTATTAATGTTCCCACGACTGACACAGTAGCTTAGTCATGCGATAGCCAGCATTTGGACCCCGAACCTCTCCAACATAAATCCGATGGCTGGGCAGTTCTTTGGATGCATGCTCCAGTGTTTCCAGCCATCAGATGCGTGCTGGAGATTATCCCCTTCCCCTACATTTACCAAAGTAGACCACTGCTCACAGAAGAGTTAAAAAGAACATCAGTACCTCGTGTTCCTTAAGGCTCACATTACCTGTTACCAATTGGATCCCAAAGGAAATGCGGAAGTAAAGAGTCTCTGTCACCAAGAACGTAAGAATTCAGATTAACTTGAATCCAGCAATCAGAACAGCTTACACAGGAGAATTCAGTTACACTGGCCAAAGAACTGGCAACAGAGAAGAGCGAGGGGGAATCCCTCTCTAGTCTATCATACTTGAGGGGAGACTGCACAGGGAGGCATATTGAAACAATGAACACTTCGTTCGACTTTACAACTTAAACCCAATTTTCAGCTTCTATTCAACATGTGAAGGAAAATTCCAAGATCGAAAATGTAATTAAGAATCTTAACAAGATTTGATTAGCAATCCACATCATATAATATCTAATACTCAATTTAGCATCCATACATTGCtccaaaagaaattttaaaaaccaCGTCCATAAAGTCTCAGCTTCAAAATTTTGTAACAGAACACTCACCTGATAATCTAGAAATTCAAAAATCTAAGACAGAAGCTTAACGCTTCTTAGAGACACCAACAGTCTTCCCCCTACGACCTGTAGTCTTGGTGTGCTGACCACGGACACGGAGGCCCCAGTAGTGCCTCAGACCACGATGGTTCCTAAACAACAGCAGACAGCAGATCTGTCAGCATCAAATCCTTGAATGCAAAAGTAGAAAAAACAACTAGAGAATCCCCTCGATAGTTCCAAAAAATTGTTTGGAGATTTACTTGACAAAAAATGTAATATCTTTTGGCAGTATCTTTTTGCTTCCAATAAAAATCTTTTGTACTCTCTTTTTAAGCACCTAATTTGATCCTATTAACAATAAACTTGGCAAGTGCTGGTTGGGGAAAAAACACAACAATGAGATGCTTCAGTATGTCATCTATTACAACCTAGAAATAATGATTCCAGATCAAAATTCAGTCCATGCAAAACAATCAGATCCAAGCACATTTACACAAATGTAATTGCCATTGAAAGACATTTAAAATTGTGTATACAAGGTAGCTTAACAATTATTTAAATCCCCCTGAGTCACTTCAGTCATGATTTGTTGTGCTTTTTAATTTATTGAATAAGAAAAGAATTAGCTATATCACCACAAACTCCCAGAGCCATTAAGACATTACTTCAGCTCAATGGGGAAAACAGAAGTGAAGCACTAGAACTATCCTCACATACACAAGCAGCTCAACCAAAAGCAAGTTAACCAATCTCAATGGCTCATACCTTCCATCCCCACCATCATTTAACAAGTAGTTAATCCATCAATTCAATATCTCCATTTCTTTCTCGCTGGTACCTAATCTTTGAATAAAACTCACCATGGCAAAAGAAAGACCTAatggtttcttctcttcctgTTCCTTTAATGTTAATTCTGATAAACCCAGAAGTTTGATAACCAGTTCAATATCGTCCATATTGTCTTTAACCTTACTGACAATCAGATTTTCAATGTGTGGTCAGAGGTGAGCCTTCCTGGATCAGAAGGAAATCAAGGAACTGTGAGAAGATATCTCAAGGATGATCACTGTCTTGACGGTTCAAGCTACTGTTGGCGGTTATTGTAGTTGAGAAAAGTGGGGCACCCCAAAAGATCAGTTGATGATGTAGAACAAAATCAGGGTTATGTGAAATGAATCTTGTGATTTCAGTTTCTGCTCAACCTACTTAAGAGAGTAGAAGAAACTACAGTGCAGAGAAGGTTGTCGCATACTCGCATCTTCAGCATTCAGCAATACCAACAGAAATGAAGGTTGCTCACCTGGTCTCCCTATCTTTGACTATAATTCTTGATATTATGATTTTAAAAAGTTTTCAAATTCCTTCACAGTAATACATGATTGAAATTTTCAGCCGATTACATTTATCATCCATCTTGATCAAGACCAGAAGTAGATCTAATCACTGTTAAAATAAATAGGGTTACCTTTAATGACCTCTTGAATTCTCAAATACTGACTTCTATTACCTAACCTTAATTTCTCATTTCTCAGTTTCCCAAATTAGTAACTAGGACTTCACCATAGAATGATCTTCAGCTCTCATTCTTGATATTAAGATTTCAATTCATGGTCCCCCAAAAAATGGATTGCACCCAAAATTTAGTAAGACTGCCACTAATGCATATACTATTTTTCAACTATTCCTCTAAAACACATTTAACAGACAATGAATTGCAAGATGTTCCACTTCAAGGGCAACCAAGCTAAATAAGCTTCtttgttccaacttccaagatcCAAATATACAAAAAAGCAATCATGAAATCATCCATGCAACAATATCATCTTGAGGCCTCAAAGGCTCTTAACAGTTAACACTAAGAAACAAAGGGATTAGTTTAAAAATGCTTCCTTCAATTAATGATGGTTTATTGTTAGGTCAGGATAAAAGCTTTTCAAAAGTAAATGATGCAATACAAAATAAAGTTGATCAAACAGCCATAACCACATATAAAGTAGTCTAGTGTGGGAAAAATAATTGCATATTGCATTTGAAATAATACATTTATCATATTAGTCCGTATTTCTTAGAGGATAAAACATCACCATAATGCTCCCAAGTTAAACCACCAGAGATGCAATAAGTTAATGAATCCTAGGATAATAACCCATTTCAATCTTCCAGGAAATTTTGCATATaaagaaaatcaataaaaaccaaataagaaaTTACCTGATCTTCTTCAATCGTTCCAAATCATctctcaacttcatatccaatGCGTTAGACACAACCTGTGAATACCTCCCATCCTTGTAATCCTTCTTCCTGTTCAAAAACCAGTCCGGGATTTTGAACTGTCTAGGGTTGGCGACAATCACCATGA
This is a stretch of genomic DNA from Telopea speciosissima isolate NSW1024214 ecotype Mountain lineage unplaced genomic scaffold, Tspe_v1 Tspe_v1.0504, whole genome shotgun sequence. It encodes these proteins:
- the LOC122648140 gene encoding 40S ribosomal protein S18-like; this encodes MSLIANEDFQHILRVLNTNVDGKQKIMFAMTSIKGIGRRFANIVCKKADVDMNKRAGELTAQELENLMVIVANPRQFKIPDWFLNRKKDYKDGRYSQVVSNALDMKLRDDLERLKKIRNHRGLRHYWGLRVRGQHTKTTGRRGKTVGVSKKR